The following coding sequences lie in one Arachis stenosperma cultivar V10309 chromosome 5, arast.V10309.gnm1.PFL2, whole genome shotgun sequence genomic window:
- the LOC130979761 gene encoding phosphoenolpyruvate carboxykinase (ATP) 1 encodes MASSGNGNVANGNGTARNGLPAIHTHKKHVNGICHDDSGPTVKAKTIDELHSLQKKKSAPTTPVTSSQTPFATLSEQERQKQQLQSISASLASLTRETGPKVVKGDPAKKSESQVHHDHHHHHHVATPTIAVSDSALKFTHVLYNLSPAELYEQAIKYEKGSFITSTGALATLSGAKTGRSPRDKRVVKDDVTENELWWGKGSPNIEMDEHTFMVNRERAVDYLNSLDKVFVNDQFLNWDPENKIKVRIVSARAYHSLFMHNMCIRPTPEELENFGTPDFTIYNAGQFPCNRYTHYMTSSTSIDLNLARREMVILGTQYAGEMKKGLFSVMHYLMPKRQILSLHSGCNMGRDGDVALFFGLSGTGKTTLSTDHNRFLIGDDEHCWSDKGVSNIEGGCYAKCIDLCQEKEPDIWNAIRFGTVLENVVFDEHSREVDYSDKSVTENTRASYPIEYIPNAKLPCVGPHPKNVILLACDAFGVLPPVSKLNLAQTMYHFISGYTALVAGTEDGIKEPTATFSACFGAAFIMLHPTKYAAMLAEKMEKHGATGWLVNTGWSGGRYGYGSRIKLPYTRKIIDAIHSGSLLNAEYKKTEIFGFEIPTEVEGVPSEILDPINTWSDKKAYNETLLKLAGLFKKNFETFTNHKIGKDNKLTEEILAAGPVF; translated from the exons ATGGCATCAAGCGGAAATGGAAACGTGGCTAACGGTAACGGGACGGCGAGGAACGGACTTCCGGCGATTCATACCCATAAGAAGCATGTGAACGGGATTTGTCACGACGACAGCGGTCCGACGGTGAAGGCTAAGACGATTGATGAGCTTCACTCTCTTCAGAAGAAGAAATCAGCACCTACCACTCCCGTTACGAGCTCCCAAACTCCCTTTGCCACCCTCTCTGAACAAGAGCGCCAGAAACAGCAACTCCAGTCAATCAG TGCATCATTGGCGTCACTGACGAGAGAAACTGGACCAAAGGTGGTGAAGGGAGACCCAGCAAAGAAGTCAGAATCACAAGTGCACCAcgaccaccaccaccaccaccatgtTGCTACTCCAACCATCGCTGTTAGCGACAGTGCTCTCAAATTCACCCATGTCCTCTACAATCTCTCCCCAGCTG AATTATATGAACAAGCAATTAAGTATGAGAAAGGATCGTTCATCACTTCCACAGGGGCATTGGCAACACTTTCTGGTGCCAAGACAGGGCGTTCTCCGAGGGACAAGCGCGTAGTTAAGGATGATGTTACTGAGAATGAGCTTTGGTGGGGAAA GGGCTCCCCTAACATTGAGATGGACGAGCACACTTTTATGGTGAACAGAGAAAGAGCCGTCGATTACTTGAACTCTCTCGACAAG GTCTTTGTCAATGACCAATTCCTGAATTGGGACCCTGAGAACAAAATCAAAGTGAGGATAGTATCAGCAAGAGCTTATCATTCCTTGTTCATGCACAACAT GTGTATCCGACCCACTCCGGAAGAGCTGGAGAATTTCGGTACTCCGGACTTCACTATATACAATGCTGGACAGTTCCCCTGTAACCGTTACACTCACTACATGACATCCTCCACTAGCATAGACCTTAATCTTGCTAGGAGGGAAATGGTCATCCTCGGCACGCAGTATGCCGGGGAGATGAAGAAGGGCCTGTTCAGTGTCATGCATTATCTCATGCCTAAGCGTCAAATCCTCTCCCTTCACTCCGGATGCAACATGGGAAGAGACGGCGACGTTGCTCTCTTCTTTGGACTCTCAG gtactGGAAAGACCACCCTTTCTACCGATCACAATAGGTTCTTGATTGGAGATGATGAACATTGTTGGAGTGACAAAGGTGTATCCAACATTGAAGGTGGCTGCTATGCCAAATGCATTGATCTCTGCCAGGAGAAAGAGCCTGATATTTGGAATGCAATCAGATTTGGCACAG TCTTGGAAAACGTGGTGTTTGATGAGCATTCCCGAGAGGTTGATTACTCAGACAAATCAGTTACAG AAAATACAAGAGCATCTTATCCTATTGAGTACATTCCAAATGCCAAATTGCCATGTGTTGGTCCTCATCCAAAGAATGTTATACTTTTGGCTTGTGACGCCTTTGGTGTGCTACCACCTGTCAGTAAGCTAAACCTTGCACAGACCATGTACCATTTCATCAGTGGTTACACTGCTTTGGTGGCTGGCACTGAGGATGGTATTAAGGAGCCAACAGCAACTTTCTCAGCTTGTTTTGGTGCTGCTTTCATAATGCTACACCCAACAAAGTATGCTGCAATGCTTGCTGAGAAGATGGAGAAGCACGGCGCTACCGGCTGGCTTGTTAACACCGGTTGGTCTGGTGGGAG GTATGGTTATGGTAGCCGTATCAAGCTACCCTACACAAGAAAAATCATTGATGCTATTCATTCTGGAAGCCTCTTAAATGCTGAGTACAAGAAGACTGAGATTTTTGGGTTTGAGATCCCAACAGAAGTTGAAGGGGTCCCTTCAGAAATTCTTGATCCTATTAACACT TGGTCAGACAAAAAGGCCTACAATGAAACACTGTTGAAGCTTGCTGGGTTGTTCAAGAAGAATTTTGAGACATTCACCAATCACAAGATTGGCAAGGACAACAAACTCACTGAAGAGATTCTGGCAGCTGGACCAGTGTTTTGA
- the LOC130979762 gene encoding protein SPT2-like: MRGYDRDEYDDYEGYDDYEDEGGEEYEEEGEEAEYDEERPKPTKEEMEYLELRQKLKESIRKKMKKESSTSLSDSNSRKKLPYDNYGSFFGPSQPVISQRVIEESKSLIGNPDLAARISKAAHVNKNTNKASNGSVKSSTHSQMPKASEKQVKAQKLKVIRDYSFLMSDDAELPAPTKVSPSQNTSIRNNEGRPAQLAGRNKQLVANGGGKHVRSSGEERRAVPGGNRLPPKPDLNHKLSSASKPIRKAPEDSRKQLGSNSGNGPGRPVGPKGLPPKVPASTMGNKSSAPVMKKPVNDMHRPVNGTHRPVNSMQRPVNSMQRPVNGTQKSLPSKVHSSVRQNVDPRRDPREQNRPKLLPKQPVASTKTQINKPLKPNPKHSDPRDHRPKNKGVKRHSDDMEDEVDVRSMIRSMFNYNPNRFVDDDDDDDMEAGFDEIMQEERKSALIARKEDEEQLKLIEAEEERERRRKLAKLKKRRVGE, translated from the exons ATGCGGGGTTATGACAGAGAT GAGTATGATGATTACGAAGGTTATGATGATTATGAGGATGAGGGAGGTGAAGAGTACgaagaggaaggagaggagGCAGAATATGATGAGGAAAGACCTAAGCCAACAAAGGAAGAAATGGAGTACCTTGAGTTGAGGCAGAAGCTGAAAGAATCAATTagaaagaagatgaagaaggagAGTAGTACCTCCCTCTCCGATTCTAATTCCAGGAAGAAACTTCCTTATGATAA TTATGGATCCTTCTTTGGCCCTTCTCAACCTGTTATTTCACAGAGAGTAATTGAAGAGAGCAAGTCATTGATAGGAAACCCGGATTTGGCAGCCAGGATTTCTAAAGCCGCTCATGTG AATAAGAACACAAATAAAGCATCTAATGGAAGTGTAAAGTCTTCGACTCATAGTCAGATGCCCAAAGCAAGCGAG AAGCAAGTTAAAGCCCAGAAACTCAAAGTTATTAGAGACTACTCATTCCTTATGTCTGATGATGCTGAACTTCCAGCTCCTACAAAAGTGTCACCATCTCAGAATACATCTATACGCAATAATG AGGGAAGACCAGCTCAACTTGCTGGAAGGAATAAGCAACTTGTTGCCAATGGTGGTGGCAAGCATGTTCGTAGCAGTGGTGAGGAAAGGAGAGCAGTTCCTGGAGGGAATCGATTGCCTCCCAAACCAGACTTGAATCATAAGTTAAGTTCTGCCAGTAAGCCAATCAGAAAGGCACCAGAAGATTCTAGAAAACAGCTTGGTAGTAATAGTGGAAATGGACCAGGTCGGCCAGTGGGACCAAAAGGGTTGCCTCCAAAGGTGCCTGCTAGTACCATGGGGAATAAATCTTCAGCACCTGTTATGAAAAAACCTGTGAACGACATGCATAGACCTGTTAATGGCACACATAGACCTGTCAACAGTATGCAAAGACCTGTCAACAGCATGCAAAGACCTGTCAATGGAACGCAGAAATCACTCCCTTCTAAGGTTCATTCATCTGTTAGGCAAAATGTGGATCCAAGAAGAGACCCGCGTGAACAGAATAGACCGAAGCTGTTACCAAAACAACCAGTGGCATCAACAAAAACTCAG ATAAATAAACCACTTAAACCAAATCCAAAGCATTCTGATCCACGGGATCACCGCCCCAAGAATAAGGGTGTGAAGAGACACTCCGATGATATGGAGGATGAGGTGGATGTTAGATCAATGATCAGATCAATGTTCAA TTACAACCCCAACAGATTTGTTGATGACGATGACGATGATGATATGGAGGCAGGATTTGATGAAATCATGCAAGAGGAAAGGAAAAG TGCCTTGATAGCCAGAAAAGAAGATGAGGAACAACTTAAGTTGATAGAAGCGGAGGAGGAAAGAGAGCGAAGAAGAAAATTGGCCAAGTTGAAGAAGCGAAGGGTTGGTGAATAG
- the LOC130982465 gene encoding uncharacterized protein LOC130982465 isoform X2, with protein sequence MMATLFNAALGIPSSPCFSFSKQTTLSPLRCLRNNQDVNGYHEHRLEIEGDKNVEKSKPITGDDHATPAFLDIISLNNELLKIIDELHKTKREKQSLLSLAEKLEAEKMAGAGRDNQSGCSDLLLRIGSMVLNNVISPGEASELRRLVISHMVGVYDDFNVTANKGDSELLEELRQFSYGSKK encoded by the exons ATGATGGCAACACTCTTCAACGCCGCTCTTGGGATTCCTTCATCTCCTTGCTTctcattttcaaaacaaaccactCTTTCACCTCTCCGTTGCTTGAG GAACAATCAGGATGTCAATGGCTATCATGAACATAG GTTAGAGATTGAGGGTGATAAAAATGTGGAGAAATCTAAG CCAATAACCGGTGATGACCATGCAACGCCAGCTTTTTTGG ACATAATATCCTTGAACAACGAGCTGCTCAAGATCATAGACGAACTTcacaaaacaaaaagagaaaaacagtcTCTACTTAGTCTGGCAGAGAAATTAGAAGCGGAAAAGATGGCTGGTGCTGGTAGAG ATAACCAATCAGGTTGTTCGGATTTGCTGCTTCGGATAGGCTCAATGGTCCTTAACAATGTGATTAGCCCCGGGGAAGCATCTGAATTAAGAAGATTGGTGATAAGCCACATGGTGGGTGTATATGATGATTTTAATGTTACTGCAAACAAAGGAGATTCTGAACTTCTTGAGGAACTTCGTCAGTTTTCATATGGAAGCAAAAAGTAA
- the LOC130982465 gene encoding uncharacterized protein LOC130982465 isoform X1, giving the protein MMATLFNAALGIPSSPCFSFSKQTTLSPLRCLRNNQDVNGYHEHRLEIEGDKNVEKSKPITGDDHATPAFLGMLREFEQNIISLNNELLKIIDELHKTKREKQSLLSLAEKLEAEKMAGAGRDNQSGCSDLLLRIGSMVLNNVISPGEASELRRLVISHMVGVYDDFNVTANKGDSELLEELRQFSYGSKK; this is encoded by the exons ATGATGGCAACACTCTTCAACGCCGCTCTTGGGATTCCTTCATCTCCTTGCTTctcattttcaaaacaaaccactCTTTCACCTCTCCGTTGCTTGAG GAACAATCAGGATGTCAATGGCTATCATGAACATAG GTTAGAGATTGAGGGTGATAAAAATGTGGAGAAATCTAAG CCAATAACCGGTGATGACCATGCAACGCCAGCTTTTTTGGGTATGCTCAGAGAATTTGAGCAGA ACATAATATCCTTGAACAACGAGCTGCTCAAGATCATAGACGAACTTcacaaaacaaaaagagaaaaacagtcTCTACTTAGTCTGGCAGAGAAATTAGAAGCGGAAAAGATGGCTGGTGCTGGTAGAG ATAACCAATCAGGTTGTTCGGATTTGCTGCTTCGGATAGGCTCAATGGTCCTTAACAATGTGATTAGCCCCGGGGAAGCATCTGAATTAAGAAGATTGGTGATAAGCCACATGGTGGGTGTATATGATGATTTTAATGTTACTGCAAACAAAGGAGATTCTGAACTTCTTGAGGAACTTCGTCAGTTTTCATATGGAAGCAAAAAGTAA